A single genomic interval of Mauremys reevesii isolate NIE-2019 linkage group 24, ASM1616193v1, whole genome shotgun sequence harbors:
- the LOC120390038 gene encoding sialoadhesin-like isoform X1, whose product MAWVLVPAFCLLSGAYAQAWGVTLAPGPLAAGVGSCVTIPCSFTYPAGWNVSAVSWTRDGDQTVYHRDLARVHAAFKGRVRYLGDLQHNCSLRVAGLRPGDQGTYRFRFEAAGDGRRDGWTSLPGQQLNVSDDWCQPSLGRRTEPGPSLTCSVGAACPHRPSWYDRDGARRSPGQTPGGAGATELRISPSQLAPGVALRCQMEGYWDECDSAQSQPLGTVAPSVPRVEGSWPAGKAALREGDGFTLRCQAAALRPITGYVWSRGDEWLPGAGQDLRVDKAADSDGGSYACGVWVSGPGWGYLSLSARESVQVQSSGRCPCLSPGLVAGVAVALLLLVALVNVGGWYLLGRGRWQAAAEGAAQGAELSCRPKTESPYEELQGRTQDIYSQFVSPRAGSR is encoded by the exons ATGGCCTGGGTGCTGGTCCCTGCCTTCTGCCTGCTGAGTG GTGCCTACGCCCAGGCGTGGGGCGTGACGCTCGCTCCagggcccctggctgcaggggtcGGCTCCTGCGTGACCATCCCCTGCTCCTTCACCTACCCCGCCGGGTGGAACGTCAGTGCCGTGAGCTGGACACGGGACGGGGATCAAACCGTGTATCACCGGGACCTGGCTCGTGTCCACGCTGCCTTCAAGGGGCGCGTCCGCTACCTGGGGGACCTGCAGCACAACTGCTCCCTGCGGGTGGCGGGGCTGCGCCCTGGCGATCAGGGCACCTACCGCTTCCGGTTCGAAGCAGCGGGCGATGGCAGGAGGGACGGGTGGACCAGTCTGCCAGGACAGCAGCTCAATGTCTCCG acGACTGGTGCCAGCCCTCCCTGGGGCGCCGAACAGAACCGggaccctccctcacctgctccgTGGGGGCCGCCTGCCCCCATCGCCCCTCCTGGTACGACCGAGATGGCGCACGGCGGAGCCCAGGGCAAACcccaggcggggctggggcgacCGAGCTGCGAATATCCCCGTCCCAGCTGGCCCCCGGCGTGGCGCTGAGATGCCAGATGGAGGGATACTGGGATGAGTGTGACTCTGcccaatcccagcccctggggacAG TCGCCCCCAGCGTGCCCAGGGTCGAGGGTTCGTGGCCGGCAGGGAAGGCAGCGCTGAGGGAAGGCGACGGTTTTACCCTGCgctgccaggctgctgccctgcggCCCATCACCGGGTACGTCTGGTCCCGCGGGGACGAGTGGCTGCCAGGAGCCGGGCAGGATTTACGTGTTGACAAGGCAGCCGACTCTGACGGAGGGAGCTACGCGTGCGGGGTCTGGGTCTCCGGCCCCGGCTGGGGGTATCTGAGCCTCTCTGCCAGGGAATCGGTCCAAGTTCAGA GCTCCGGCAGGTGCCCATGTCTGAGCCCCGGCCTCGTGGCCGGCGTTGCGGTTGCCCTCCTGCTCCTCGTCGCCCTCGTTAACGTGGGGGGTTGGTACCTGCTCGGCAGAGGCCGGTGGCAGGCAGCAGCTGAGGGGGCTGCGCAGG GTGCTGAGCTTTCCTGCAGGCCAAAAACAGAGTCACCCTATGAG GAACTCCAAGGACGGACCCAGGATATTTACAGCCAGTTTGTCTCTCCCCGAGCTGGTTCCCGCTGA
- the LOC120390038 gene encoding sialoadhesin-like isoform X2 — MAWVLVPAFCLLSGAYAQAWGVTLAPGPLAAGVGSCVTIPCSFTYPAGWNVSAVSWTRDGDQTVYHRDLARVHAAFKGRVRYLGDLQHNCSLRVAGLRPGDQGTYRFRFEAAGDGRRDGWTSLPGQQLNVSDDWCQPSLGRRTEPGPSLTCSVGAACPHRPSWYDRDGARRSPGQTPGGAGATELRISPSQLAPGVALRCQMEGYWDECDSAQSQPLGTVAPSVPRVEGSWPAGKAALREGDGFTLRCQAAALRPITGYVWSRGDEWLPGAGQDLRVDKAADSDGGSYACGVWVSGPGWGYLSLSARESVQVQSAELSCRPKTESPYEELQGRTQDIYSQFVSPRAGSR, encoded by the exons ATGGCCTGGGTGCTGGTCCCTGCCTTCTGCCTGCTGAGTG GTGCCTACGCCCAGGCGTGGGGCGTGACGCTCGCTCCagggcccctggctgcaggggtcGGCTCCTGCGTGACCATCCCCTGCTCCTTCACCTACCCCGCCGGGTGGAACGTCAGTGCCGTGAGCTGGACACGGGACGGGGATCAAACCGTGTATCACCGGGACCTGGCTCGTGTCCACGCTGCCTTCAAGGGGCGCGTCCGCTACCTGGGGGACCTGCAGCACAACTGCTCCCTGCGGGTGGCGGGGCTGCGCCCTGGCGATCAGGGCACCTACCGCTTCCGGTTCGAAGCAGCGGGCGATGGCAGGAGGGACGGGTGGACCAGTCTGCCAGGACAGCAGCTCAATGTCTCCG acGACTGGTGCCAGCCCTCCCTGGGGCGCCGAACAGAACCGggaccctccctcacctgctccgTGGGGGCCGCCTGCCCCCATCGCCCCTCCTGGTACGACCGAGATGGCGCACGGCGGAGCCCAGGGCAAACcccaggcggggctggggcgacCGAGCTGCGAATATCCCCGTCCCAGCTGGCCCCCGGCGTGGCGCTGAGATGCCAGATGGAGGGATACTGGGATGAGTGTGACTCTGcccaatcccagcccctggggacAG TCGCCCCCAGCGTGCCCAGGGTCGAGGGTTCGTGGCCGGCAGGGAAGGCAGCGCTGAGGGAAGGCGACGGTTTTACCCTGCgctgccaggctgctgccctgcggCCCATCACCGGGTACGTCTGGTCCCGCGGGGACGAGTGGCTGCCAGGAGCCGGGCAGGATTTACGTGTTGACAAGGCAGCCGACTCTGACGGAGGGAGCTACGCGTGCGGGGTCTGGGTCTCCGGCCCCGGCTGGGGGTATCTGAGCCTCTCTGCCAGGGAATCGGTCCAAGTTCAGA GTGCTGAGCTTTCCTGCAGGCCAAAAACAGAGTCACCCTATGAG GAACTCCAAGGACGGACCCAGGATATTTACAGCCAGTTTGTCTCTCCCCGAGCTGGTTCCCGCTGA